Proteins found in one Podarcis muralis chromosome 5, rPodMur119.hap1.1, whole genome shotgun sequence genomic segment:
- the NMNAT2 gene encoding nicotinamide/nicotinic acid mononucleotide adenylyltransferase 2 isoform X3 — protein MTETTKTHVILLACGSFNPITKGHIQMFERARDYLHKTGRFIVIGGIVSPVHDSYGKQGLVSSRHRLTMCQLAVQSSDWIRVDPWECYQDTWQTTCSVLEHHRDLMKRVTGCILSNVNTPSLTPVIGQPQNESPQPIYQNSNLSNKPTAELDICFAQPAHPVAETTSLACHFLLSLQFKPRGQFSIKAKFLGKVGESLSRICCVRPPMERFTFVDENANLGTVMRYEEIELRILLLCGSDLLESFCIPGLWNEADMEVIVGDFGIVVVPRDGTDTDRIMNHSSILRKYKNNILVVKDDVNHPMAIVSSTKSRCTSGFRSGQ, from the exons AAAGAGCCCGGGATTATCTGCACAAGACAGGAAGGTTCATTGTCATTGGTGGAATTGTCTCACCTGTACATGACTCCTACGGGAAGCAG GGTCTGGTCTCCAGCCGACATCGCCTGACAATGTGCCAGCTGGCTGTTCAGTCCTCTGACTGGATAAG GGTGGACCCCTGGGAATGTTATCAGGATACTTGGCAGACCACCTGCAGTGTACTGGAACATCACCGGGATCTGATGAAA CGAGTGACTGGTTGCATCCTCTCCAACGTGAACACACCTTCCTTGACCCCAGTGATTGGACAGCCTCAGAACGAGTCCCCACAGCCTATCTATCAGAACAGCAACCTCTCGAACAAGCCCACTGCAG AGCTAGATATTTGTTTTGCTCAGCCAGCTCATCCTGTAGCCGAAACCACATCATTAGCCTGTCATTTTCTGCTGTCTCTACAATTCAAGCCAAGAGGGCAATTCTCAATTAaag CAAAGTTTTTGGGGAAGGTGGGAGAAAGCCTGAGCAGGATTTGCTGTGTTCGTCCACCGATGGAGCGTTTCACCTTTGTGG ATGAAAATGCAAACTTGGGAACAGTGATGAGATATGAAGAGATTG AGCTCCGAATCTTGCTGCTGTGTGGAAGTGACTTGCTGGAGTCCTTCTGCATTCCAGGCCTATGGAATGAAGCTGAT ATGGAGGTGATAGTTGGGGACTTTGGCATTGTTGTTGTGCCACGAGATGGAACTGACACAGACCGGATCATGAACCACTCCTCAATACTCCGGAAGTACAAA AACAATATCCTGGTTGTGAAAGATGATGTGAACCACCCCATGGCCATTGTCAGTTCAACTAAGAGCAG GTGCACATCGGGATTCAGAAGTGGTCAATAA
- the NMNAT2 gene encoding nicotinamide/nicotinic acid mononucleotide adenylyltransferase 2 isoform X4 codes for MTETTKTHVILLACGSFNPITKGHIQMFERARDYLHKTGRFIVIGGIVSPVHDSYGKQGLVSSRHRLTMCQLAVQSSDWIRVDPWECYQDTWQTTCSVLEHHRDLMKRVTGCILSNVNTPSLTPVIGQPQNESPQPIYQNSNLSNKPTAELDICFAQPAHPVAETTSLACHFLLSLQFKPRGQFSIKAKFLGKVGESLSRICCVRPPMERFTFVDENANLGTVMRYEEIELRILLLCGSDLLESFCIPGLWNEADMEVIVGDFGIVVVPRDGTDTDRIMNHSSILRKYKNNILVVKDDVNHPMAIVSSTKSRDCSL; via the exons AAAGAGCCCGGGATTATCTGCACAAGACAGGAAGGTTCATTGTCATTGGTGGAATTGTCTCACCTGTACATGACTCCTACGGGAAGCAG GGTCTGGTCTCCAGCCGACATCGCCTGACAATGTGCCAGCTGGCTGTTCAGTCCTCTGACTGGATAAG GGTGGACCCCTGGGAATGTTATCAGGATACTTGGCAGACCACCTGCAGTGTACTGGAACATCACCGGGATCTGATGAAA CGAGTGACTGGTTGCATCCTCTCCAACGTGAACACACCTTCCTTGACCCCAGTGATTGGACAGCCTCAGAACGAGTCCCCACAGCCTATCTATCAGAACAGCAACCTCTCGAACAAGCCCACTGCAG AGCTAGATATTTGTTTTGCTCAGCCAGCTCATCCTGTAGCCGAAACCACATCATTAGCCTGTCATTTTCTGCTGTCTCTACAATTCAAGCCAAGAGGGCAATTCTCAATTAaag CAAAGTTTTTGGGGAAGGTGGGAGAAAGCCTGAGCAGGATTTGCTGTGTTCGTCCACCGATGGAGCGTTTCACCTTTGTGG ATGAAAATGCAAACTTGGGAACAGTGATGAGATATGAAGAGATTG AGCTCCGAATCTTGCTGCTGTGTGGAAGTGACTTGCTGGAGTCCTTCTGCATTCCAGGCCTATGGAATGAAGCTGAT ATGGAGGTGATAGTTGGGGACTTTGGCATTGTTGTTGTGCCACGAGATGGAACTGACACAGACCGGATCATGAACCACTCCTCAATACTCCGGAAGTACAAA AACAATATCCTGGTTGTGAAAGATGATGTGAACCACCCCATGGCCATTGTCAGTTCAACTAAGAGCAG GGACTGCAGTCTTTGA
- the NMNAT2 gene encoding nicotinamide/nicotinic acid mononucleotide adenylyltransferase 2 isoform X2, translated as MTETTKTHVILLACGSFNPITKGHIQMFERARDYLHKTGRFIVIGGIVSPVHDSYGKQGLVSSRHRLTMCQLAVQSSDWIRVDPWECYQDTWQTTCSVLEHHRDLMKRVTGCILSNVNTPSLTPVIGQPQNESPQPIYQNSNLSNKPTAELDICFAQPAHPVAETTSLACHFLLSLQFKPRGQFSIKAKFLGKVGESLSRICCVRPPMERFTFVDENANLGTVMRYEEIELRILLLCGSDLLESFCIPGLWNEADMEVIVGDFGIVVVPRDGTDTDRIMNHSSILRKYKNNILVVKDDVNHPMAIVSSTKSRLAGAGTEQWDLTL; from the exons AAAGAGCCCGGGATTATCTGCACAAGACAGGAAGGTTCATTGTCATTGGTGGAATTGTCTCACCTGTACATGACTCCTACGGGAAGCAG GGTCTGGTCTCCAGCCGACATCGCCTGACAATGTGCCAGCTGGCTGTTCAGTCCTCTGACTGGATAAG GGTGGACCCCTGGGAATGTTATCAGGATACTTGGCAGACCACCTGCAGTGTACTGGAACATCACCGGGATCTGATGAAA CGAGTGACTGGTTGCATCCTCTCCAACGTGAACACACCTTCCTTGACCCCAGTGATTGGACAGCCTCAGAACGAGTCCCCACAGCCTATCTATCAGAACAGCAACCTCTCGAACAAGCCCACTGCAG AGCTAGATATTTGTTTTGCTCAGCCAGCTCATCCTGTAGCCGAAACCACATCATTAGCCTGTCATTTTCTGCTGTCTCTACAATTCAAGCCAAGAGGGCAATTCTCAATTAaag CAAAGTTTTTGGGGAAGGTGGGAGAAAGCCTGAGCAGGATTTGCTGTGTTCGTCCACCGATGGAGCGTTTCACCTTTGTGG ATGAAAATGCAAACTTGGGAACAGTGATGAGATATGAAGAGATTG AGCTCCGAATCTTGCTGCTGTGTGGAAGTGACTTGCTGGAGTCCTTCTGCATTCCAGGCCTATGGAATGAAGCTGAT ATGGAGGTGATAGTTGGGGACTTTGGCATTGTTGTTGTGCCACGAGATGGAACTGACACAGACCGGATCATGAACCACTCCTCAATACTCCGGAAGTACAAA AACAATATCCTGGTTGTGAAAGATGATGTGAACCACCCCATGGCCATTGTCAGTTCAACTAAGAGCAG gctggcaggagctgggacagagcaatgggatctcaccctgtag
- the NMNAT2 gene encoding nicotinamide/nicotinic acid mononucleotide adenylyltransferase 2 isoform X1, which produces MTETTKTHVILLACGSFNPITKGHIQMFERARDYLHKTGRFIVIGGIVSPVHDSYGKQGLVSSRHRLTMCQLAVQSSDWIRVDPWECYQDTWQTTCSVLEHHRDLMKRVTGCILSNVNTPSLTPVIGQPQNESPQPIYQNSNLSNKPTAELDICFAQPAHPVAETTSLACHFLLSLQFKPRGQFSIKAKFLGKVGESLSRICCVRPPMERFTFVDENANLGTVMRYEEIELRILLLCGSDLLESFCIPGLWNEADMEVIVGDFGIVVVPRDGTDTDRIMNHSSILRKYKNNILVVKDDVNHPMAIVSSTKSRLALQHGDGHVVDYLCQPVIDYILKSQLYLNASG; this is translated from the exons AAAGAGCCCGGGATTATCTGCACAAGACAGGAAGGTTCATTGTCATTGGTGGAATTGTCTCACCTGTACATGACTCCTACGGGAAGCAG GGTCTGGTCTCCAGCCGACATCGCCTGACAATGTGCCAGCTGGCTGTTCAGTCCTCTGACTGGATAAG GGTGGACCCCTGGGAATGTTATCAGGATACTTGGCAGACCACCTGCAGTGTACTGGAACATCACCGGGATCTGATGAAA CGAGTGACTGGTTGCATCCTCTCCAACGTGAACACACCTTCCTTGACCCCAGTGATTGGACAGCCTCAGAACGAGTCCCCACAGCCTATCTATCAGAACAGCAACCTCTCGAACAAGCCCACTGCAG AGCTAGATATTTGTTTTGCTCAGCCAGCTCATCCTGTAGCCGAAACCACATCATTAGCCTGTCATTTTCTGCTGTCTCTACAATTCAAGCCAAGAGGGCAATTCTCAATTAaag CAAAGTTTTTGGGGAAGGTGGGAGAAAGCCTGAGCAGGATTTGCTGTGTTCGTCCACCGATGGAGCGTTTCACCTTTGTGG ATGAAAATGCAAACTTGGGAACAGTGATGAGATATGAAGAGATTG AGCTCCGAATCTTGCTGCTGTGTGGAAGTGACTTGCTGGAGTCCTTCTGCATTCCAGGCCTATGGAATGAAGCTGAT ATGGAGGTGATAGTTGGGGACTTTGGCATTGTTGTTGTGCCACGAGATGGAACTGACACAGACCGGATCATGAACCACTCCTCAATACTCCGGAAGTACAAA AACAATATCCTGGTTGTGAAAGATGATGTGAACCACCCCATGGCCATTGTCAGTTCAACTAAGAGCAG ACTGGCTCTTCAGCATGGTGATGGTCATGTGGTGGATTACTTGTGTCAGCCAGTCATTGATTACATCCTCAAGAGTCAGCTGTACCTGAATGCCTCTGGCTAA
- the NMNAT2 gene encoding nicotinamide/nicotinic acid mononucleotide adenylyltransferase 2 isoform X5 produces MTETTKTHVILLACGSFNPITKGHIQMFERARDYLHKTGRFIVIGGIVSPVHDSYGKQGLVSSRHRLTMCQLAVQSSDWIRVDPWECYQDTWQTTCSVLEHHRDLMKRVTGCILSNVNTPSLTPVIGQPQNESPQPIYQNSNLSNKPTAAKFLGKVGESLSRICCVRPPMERFTFVDENANLGTVMRYEEIELRILLLCGSDLLESFCIPGLWNEADMEVIVGDFGIVVVPRDGTDTDRIMNHSSILRKYKNNILVVKDDVNHPMAIVSSTKSRLALQHGDGHVVDYLCQPVIDYILKSQLYLNASG; encoded by the exons AAAGAGCCCGGGATTATCTGCACAAGACAGGAAGGTTCATTGTCATTGGTGGAATTGTCTCACCTGTACATGACTCCTACGGGAAGCAG GGTCTGGTCTCCAGCCGACATCGCCTGACAATGTGCCAGCTGGCTGTTCAGTCCTCTGACTGGATAAG GGTGGACCCCTGGGAATGTTATCAGGATACTTGGCAGACCACCTGCAGTGTACTGGAACATCACCGGGATCTGATGAAA CGAGTGACTGGTTGCATCCTCTCCAACGTGAACACACCTTCCTTGACCCCAGTGATTGGACAGCCTCAGAACGAGTCCCCACAGCCTATCTATCAGAACAGCAACCTCTCGAACAAGCCCACTGCAG CAAAGTTTTTGGGGAAGGTGGGAGAAAGCCTGAGCAGGATTTGCTGTGTTCGTCCACCGATGGAGCGTTTCACCTTTGTGG ATGAAAATGCAAACTTGGGAACAGTGATGAGATATGAAGAGATTG AGCTCCGAATCTTGCTGCTGTGTGGAAGTGACTTGCTGGAGTCCTTCTGCATTCCAGGCCTATGGAATGAAGCTGAT ATGGAGGTGATAGTTGGGGACTTTGGCATTGTTGTTGTGCCACGAGATGGAACTGACACAGACCGGATCATGAACCACTCCTCAATACTCCGGAAGTACAAA AACAATATCCTGGTTGTGAAAGATGATGTGAACCACCCCATGGCCATTGTCAGTTCAACTAAGAGCAG ACTGGCTCTTCAGCATGGTGATGGTCATGTGGTGGATTACTTGTGTCAGCCAGTCATTGATTACATCCTCAAGAGTCAGCTGTACCTGAATGCCTCTGGCTAA